The Chryseolinea soli genome contains a region encoding:
- the trpD gene encoding anthranilate phosphoribosyltransferase, which translates to MKEILNELIDHRSLTKESAKKVLVDLASGKYNPSLTTAFMTVYMMRSITVDELQGFRDAMLELCVPAKFDQPVMDVCGTGGDGKNTFNMSTLSSFVVAAAGQPVAKHGNYGVSSACGSSNLLEYFGYKFTNDIDELKRSLDRANICFMHAPLFHPAMKNVAPIRKELGVKTFFNMLGPMVNPAFPTRQLVGVFNLELARQYGYLYQNTEKDFVILHSIDGYDEVSLTGPFKFFFNGGEKMLEPADLGLPRLTHDDIRGGSTVEESAKVFMNILEGKGTPAQVSAVTANAAMALYTGHQKEGLPRAVERATEALKSGKALQSFKNLMGK; encoded by the coding sequence ATGAAAGAAATTCTCAACGAACTCATCGACCACCGCTCGCTCACCAAAGAGTCGGCGAAGAAAGTGCTGGTCGACCTGGCGTCCGGAAAATATAATCCCAGCCTGACCACCGCCTTCATGACCGTGTACATGATGCGCAGCATTACGGTGGACGAACTGCAGGGCTTTCGCGATGCCATGCTGGAACTTTGCGTGCCGGCAAAATTTGATCAGCCCGTGATGGATGTTTGCGGCACCGGCGGCGATGGCAAGAATACCTTTAACATGTCGACGTTGTCCTCCTTTGTGGTGGCGGCGGCAGGACAGCCCGTTGCCAAGCACGGCAACTATGGCGTATCCTCGGCATGCGGATCGTCAAACCTGCTGGAATATTTTGGCTACAAATTCACGAACGACATCGACGAACTGAAGCGCAGCCTTGACCGGGCAAACATTTGCTTTATGCACGCCCCGCTGTTTCATCCCGCCATGAAGAATGTGGCGCCTATACGCAAGGAATTGGGCGTGAAGACATTTTTCAACATGCTGGGTCCGATGGTAAACCCGGCCTTTCCCACGCGACAGCTCGTGGGTGTGTTCAACCTGGAGCTGGCGCGGCAATACGGGTATTTATATCAGAACACAGAAAAAGATTTTGTCATCCTCCATTCCATCGACGGCTACGATGAAGTGTCGCTGACGGGGCCGTTCAAATTCTTTTTCAACGGCGGCGAAAAGATGCTGGAGCCGGCCGACCTTGGGTTGCCCCGCCTCACGCACGACGATATTCGCGGGGGCAGCACGGTGGAGGAATCCGCGAAGGTGTTTATGAACATTTTGGAAGGGAAAGGCACGCCCGCGCAAGTATCGGCCGTGACGGCCAATGCGGCGATGGCATTGTACACGGGTCATCAAAAAGAAGGCTTGCCGCGTGCCGTGGAACGTGCCACCGAAGCGCTCAAATCCGGAAAGGCGTTGCAGTCTTTCAAAAACCTGATGGGAAAATAA